From a single Bacillus pseudomycoides DSM 12442 genomic region:
- a CDS encoding MATE family efflux transporter, translated as MMETTEKLREKPMKNLFISYLIPAVLGMVLMSVNIVIDAVMISRGVGANGLAGVNVAIPAFSIFFSISLWIGMGGATLYSIALGENKIERARSIFTQSMTVAVVIVGALMVICLWRIEDLAYLFGANEVILPYALDYLTVLLTFGMIYVLENILSTFIRNDGNPNLAMAGLVVTALLNIAFDYIFIFIFGWGVTGAAAATILSAAIGFLVLLSHFFRKSSILKWTKFHFEWNTVKQIMLIGFPSFTAEITVAIVTIGFNITFMKYAGELGVASYAIVNSIHSMMLLVFLGVGAALQPIASFHYGANLPERLKEGLNFAVKTAIVLGCVAIVSGLFFGEYIIGLFDVQSKELLTLTVTGMSLFFVQYVFFGYNIVYGEYFQSVRQTRKSILIILNRGLLLIIPLLWIMPKLFGVNGIWLVMPVSEVLTAIVVFWMNRISHPVSVRNIEREHVA; from the coding sequence ATTATGGAAACAACTGAGAAATTAAGAGAAAAACCAATGAAAAATTTATTTATATCTTATTTAATACCAGCGGTTCTTGGAATGGTATTAATGTCGGTGAATATTGTAATCGATGCCGTTATGATTAGCAGAGGAGTCGGAGCGAATGGCTTAGCGGGAGTAAACGTTGCTATCCCCGCCTTTTCCATTTTTTTCTCTATATCATTGTGGATTGGAATGGGCGGAGCTACACTATATTCCATAGCATTAGGTGAAAATAAAATAGAGCGAGCGAGATCCATTTTTACTCAGTCTATGACAGTGGCTGTTGTAATTGTTGGTGCTTTAATGGTCATCTGTTTATGGAGAATAGAAGATTTGGCCTATTTATTTGGAGCTAATGAAGTAATCTTACCATATGCATTAGATTATTTAACTGTATTATTAACATTTGGAATGATATACGTATTAGAAAATATTTTAAGTACATTTATACGAAACGACGGAAATCCAAATTTAGCGATGGCAGGACTTGTTGTAACAGCGTTGTTAAATATTGCTTTTGATTATATTTTTATTTTTATTTTTGGCTGGGGTGTAACAGGAGCGGCGGCAGCGACTATCCTGTCAGCAGCAATTGGTTTTCTTGTTTTATTAAGTCATTTCTTTAGAAAAAGTAGCATTTTAAAATGGACGAAATTTCATTTTGAATGGAATACAGTCAAACAAATTATGCTGATTGGTTTTCCAAGTTTCACCGCAGAAATAACAGTAGCGATTGTAACGATTGGTTTTAACATAACCTTTATGAAATATGCAGGAGAATTAGGTGTAGCATCTTACGCAATAGTGAATAGTATTCACTCCATGATGCTATTAGTATTCTTAGGTGTTGGAGCGGCATTGCAACCAATTGCAAGTTTTCATTACGGTGCGAATTTACCTGAACGTTTGAAGGAAGGACTAAACTTTGCAGTAAAAACAGCTATTGTACTTGGATGTGTAGCAATTGTGAGCGGATTATTCTTTGGGGAATACATTATTGGTTTATTTGATGTTCAATCAAAAGAGTTACTGACACTAACTGTAACAGGAATGAGTCTGTTCTTTGTTCAATATGTATTTTTTGGCTATAACATTGTATATGGAGAGTATTTCCAATCGGTGAGACAAACAAGAAAGTCTATCTTGATTATTTTGAACCGCGGTTTATTACTCATTATTCCACTCTTATGGATTATGCCAAAGTTGTTTGGAGTAAATGGAATTTGGCTTGTAATGCCTGTATCTGAAGTATTAACAGCGATTGTTGTATTTTGGATGAATCGTATTTCTCATCCTGTATCAGTACGAAATATAGAAAGAGAACATGTGGCATGA
- a CDS encoding ArsI/CadI family heavy metal resistance metalloenzyme yields MKYVHVGINVKNLEKSIEFYEKTFGVKPVKVKNDYAKFLLDTPGLNFTLNVKDEVSGNQVNHFGFQVANAEEIKVHKDRLEKEGFFARDEMNTTCCYAVQDKFWITDPDGNEWEFFYTKADSDVHKSEPTSCC; encoded by the coding sequence ATGAAGTACGTACACGTTGGGATTAATGTTAAAAATCTAGAAAAATCTATTGAATTCTATGAGAAAACATTTGGAGTAAAACCAGTTAAGGTAAAAAATGATTATGCAAAATTTCTACTAGATACTCCAGGACTTAACTTCACTTTAAATGTGAAAGATGAAGTATCTGGAAATCAAGTGAATCATTTTGGTTTTCAAGTAGCGAATGCAGAAGAAATAAAGGTCCATAAGGACCGATTAGAAAAAGAAGGATTTTTTGCAAGAGACGAGATGAATACTACATGTTGCTATGCTGTACAAGATAAGTTTTGGATAACTGATCCAGACGGTAACGAATGGGAATTTTTCTATACAAAAGCAGATAGTGATGTTCATAAATCAGAACCTACATCTTGCTGTTAA
- a CDS encoding MerR family transcriptional regulator encodes MLFNQRFTIGEMAKMHNIAESTLRYYDEKGIFHPSIVDPQTKYRYYTIDQFALLDTIKFLRQLNISLKEIKEYIDERNPSYALNLLKKQQEMMLKKQREIEYALAKMKHKINLMKEATKSKANNVTLKKLPKRKITALAIAPNITDDMFEYYIHSLQKNMKQIDDSLFSGDLGVTVSKEGLLQNEFQAYNSVFILLDYMPFQIITSDEIKDGMFACSYHHGPYEKTDGTYKKLLMDIKEKGYEVSGDAIELALIDCSVTENPEEQVTEIQIPVIKKK; translated from the coding sequence ATGTTATTCAATCAACGCTTTACTATTGGAGAAATGGCAAAAATGCATAATATTGCGGAGTCAACATTACGTTATTACGATGAAAAAGGTATTTTTCATCCATCCATTGTTGATCCACAAACAAAGTATCGATATTATACAATCGACCAATTTGCACTTTTAGATACAATTAAATTTTTACGGCAGTTAAATATTTCTTTAAAAGAAATAAAGGAATATATTGATGAAAGAAACCCATCTTATGCCTTAAATTTACTTAAAAAACAACAAGAGATGATGTTAAAAAAGCAAAGAGAAATTGAATATGCATTGGCTAAAATGAAGCATAAAATCAATTTGATGAAAGAAGCTACAAAGTCAAAAGCTAATAATGTGACACTTAAAAAATTACCAAAGAGAAAAATTACAGCGTTAGCTATTGCACCAAATATAACGGATGATATGTTTGAATATTATATCCATTCACTCCAAAAAAATATGAAGCAAATAGATGATAGTTTATTTTCAGGAGACCTAGGTGTGACAGTGTCAAAAGAAGGGTTGCTTCAAAATGAATTTCAAGCATATAACAGTGTTTTTATTCTTCTTGATTATATGCCGTTTCAAATTATTACTTCAGATGAAATTAAAGACGGGATGTTCGCTTGCTCTTATCACCATGGGCCATATGAAAAAACGGATGGAACTTATAAGAAGCTGTTAATGGATATCAAGGAGAAAGGATATGAAGTGTCTGGAGATGCAATTGAGCTCGCTTTAATTGACTGTTCTGTAACGGAGAATCCAGAAGAGCAAGTTACAGAAATACAAATCCCGGTAATAAAAAAGAAGTAA
- the arsR gene encoding arsenical resistance operon transcriptional regulator ArsR has protein sequence MTKQFEQYEKKFKALADQKRLEIMYELCQRGRTCVCDLTEIFEMTQSKLSYHLKILLEANLIIKDTQGTWSYYDLNDTEVNNLLSEELCCIFRKIGKGTCC, from the coding sequence ATGACTAAACAATTTGAACAATACGAGAAGAAATTTAAAGCTCTTGCAGATCAAAAAAGATTAGAGATTATGTATGAACTTTGCCAAAGAGGTAGAACTTGCGTATGTGATTTAACGGAAATATTCGAAATGACGCAATCTAAATTATCTTACCACTTAAAAATTTTACTTGAGGCAAATTTAATAATCAAAGATACACAAGGTACTTGGAGCTATTATGATTTAAATGATACTGAAGTGAATAACCTACTATCGGAAGAACTTTGTTGCATATTTAGAAAAATAGGAAAAGGAACTTGTTGCTAA